The following coding sequences lie in one Megalodesulfovibrio gigas DSM 1382 = ATCC 19364 genomic window:
- the dnaN gene encoding DNA polymerase III subunit beta, whose translation MKIRCFKDDIIDGLQKAAGIIPSKTGAAYLRTIWIKADDAAVTIYATDTSLEFTGKYPAEVLAPGLAGVQGKAFVDLVRKLPAGPLQLSLDSEGKTLSIEQGSRRYKLPTNDAQWFQNYTPYPAEGSVPWAGDFLQELLDRVAFCISDEDSMEAIACLSLKKAPLKPGQSAEDPELVVEICGLNGHQFAMIRFRNDEIHSLIPDEGLLLHRKYVQELRKWLAADAFELAIEDRRLFCQSGDGSETFSMPIASYQYPDYYNFLARLAGENTSRLTVNRQDLAESLDRLSIFNTETNRCAFFHFADKGTLTLTAQGQDIGSATEQLDVTYQGDLKKIAFPTKGLLEVLAHFTSKELAFVLTGAEGPCGVTGVDDPEYTVIIMPMKIVEETYYSEEEVR comes from the coding sequence ATGAAAATAAGATGCTTTAAAGACGACATCATCGATGGCCTGCAGAAAGCCGCCGGGATCATCCCTTCCAAAACCGGCGCTGCCTATCTGCGCACCATCTGGATCAAGGCAGACGATGCCGCGGTGACCATCTACGCCACGGACACCAGCCTGGAATTCACCGGGAAGTATCCTGCCGAGGTCCTGGCGCCCGGCCTGGCCGGCGTGCAGGGCAAGGCGTTTGTGGATCTGGTCCGCAAGCTCCCGGCCGGCCCCTTGCAGCTCTCTCTGGACAGCGAAGGCAAGACCCTCTCCATTGAGCAGGGCTCCCGCCGGTACAAGCTGCCCACCAACGACGCCCAGTGGTTCCAAAACTACACCCCCTACCCTGCCGAAGGCTCCGTGCCCTGGGCCGGGGACTTCCTGCAGGAGCTGCTGGACCGCGTGGCCTTTTGCATCAGCGACGAAGACAGCATGGAGGCCATCGCCTGCCTGTCCCTCAAGAAGGCGCCGCTCAAGCCCGGCCAGTCCGCGGAAGATCCCGAGCTGGTGGTGGAAATTTGCGGGCTCAATGGCCACCAGTTCGCCATGATCCGCTTCCGCAACGACGAAATCCATTCCCTGATCCCCGACGAAGGCCTGCTGCTGCATCGCAAGTACGTCCAGGAGCTGCGCAAATGGCTGGCGGCAGACGCCTTTGAACTGGCCATTGAAGACCGCCGCCTGTTCTGCCAGTCCGGCGACGGCTCCGAGACCTTCAGCATGCCCATCGCCAGCTATCAGTACCCGGACTATTACAATTTCCTGGCCCGCCTGGCCGGGGAGAACACGTCCCGCCTGACGGTCAATCGTCAGGATCTGGCCGAAAGCCTGGACCGCCTCTCCATTTTCAACACCGAAACCAATCGCTGCGCGTTCTTCCACTTTGCCGACAAGGGCACCCTCACCCTCACAGCCCAGGGCCAGGACATCGGCTCCGCCACGGAGCAGCTGGACGTGACCTATCAGGGCGACCTCAAAAAGATCGCCTTCCCCACCAAGGGGCTGCTGGAGGTCCTGGCCCACTTTACCTCCAAGGAACTGGCGTTTGTTCTCACCGGCGCCGAGGGCCCCTGTGGTGTCACCGGCGTGGACGATCCTGAGTACACGGTGATCATCATGCCCATGAAAATCGTGGAAGAGACGTATTACAGCGAGGAAGAGGTTCGTTAA
- a CDS encoding DnaA ATPase domain-containing protein encodes MKSSLRQHLSQRCPEHELRQWFDPLRIAAEEDEKRLMVTFPHGFFADWFRTTVQDFFEAAISQFLEPGYTVEYTIGNATATGPQVSAASPSPTRMDFPFGREFTFETFISNKKNYFPVASAKSVAKNQDAAYNPFCICGDSGSGKTHLMRAIANEVSKTCDKEQIFFGATEDVASLVATARREGGQPRQVLQPYRYLFVDDFHRVRDNFTLQEEFIQIFDAFHNSRRQMVFSCPEKVTASDYLLPALKSRLEWGLVVLLARQDVDIRARYIQRMCDAKKVRLTKEQMLTLAQRFEDFRYLQGIMLKLFAFRELVHRDMQDEDFTRILEYTENRPEGRLSAEEIQTRVAEHFGLTVRDLVSDRRQHPVVFARQVAMYLCRELAGISYPGLGRLFGGKDHSTAMYAVRKVAKLQKENKDVRAMITQLKKKCS; translated from the coding sequence GTGAAGAGTTCCCTGCGTCAGCATCTGTCCCAGCGCTGCCCGGAGCACGAGCTGCGGCAATGGTTCGACCCGTTGCGCATCGCCGCCGAGGAAGACGAAAAACGCCTGATGGTGACGTTTCCCCACGGCTTTTTTGCAGACTGGTTTCGCACCACGGTCCAGGATTTTTTCGAGGCGGCCATCTCCCAGTTTCTGGAGCCGGGCTACACGGTGGAGTACACCATCGGCAACGCCACGGCCACTGGCCCACAGGTCAGCGCAGCCAGCCCCTCGCCCACGCGTATGGATTTTCCGTTTGGCCGCGAGTTCACCTTCGAGACGTTCATCAGCAACAAGAAGAATTACTTCCCGGTGGCATCGGCCAAGTCCGTGGCCAAGAACCAGGACGCTGCCTACAACCCGTTTTGCATCTGCGGGGACTCGGGTTCCGGCAAAACCCACCTCATGCGGGCCATCGCCAACGAGGTGAGCAAGACCTGCGACAAGGAGCAGATCTTCTTCGGGGCCACGGAGGATGTGGCCTCCCTGGTGGCCACCGCCCGCCGCGAAGGGGGCCAGCCCCGCCAGGTGTTGCAGCCGTACCGCTACCTGTTCGTGGACGATTTCCACCGCGTGCGGGACAACTTCACGCTGCAGGAAGAGTTCATCCAGATTTTCGACGCCTTCCACAACAGCCGCCGGCAGATGGTCTTCAGCTGTCCGGAGAAGGTCACCGCCAGCGACTACCTGCTGCCTGCCCTCAAGTCCCGCCTGGAATGGGGGCTGGTGGTCCTGCTGGCCCGCCAGGATGTGGACATCCGTGCCCGCTACATCCAGCGCATGTGCGACGCCAAGAAGGTCCGCCTCACCAAGGAACAGATGCTCACCCTGGCCCAGCGGTTTGAGGACTTCCGATACCTCCAGGGCATCATGCTTAAGTTGTTTGCTTTCAGAGAGTTAGTCCACAGGGACATGCAGGACGAAGACTTTACCCGCATCCTGGAATATACTGAAAACCGGCCCGAAGGCCGGCTTTCCGCCGAAGAAATCCAGACCCGCGTGGCCGAGCACTTCGGGCTCACCGTGCGGGATCTGGTGAGCGACCGCCGTCAGCACCCCGTGGTGTTCGCCAGGCAGGTGGCCATGTACCTGTGCCGGGAACTCGCCGGCATCTCCTACCCTGGCCTGGGCCGGCTGTTCGGCGGCAAGGACCACTCCACCGCCATGTACGCCGTGCGCAAGGTGGCCAAACTCCAAAAAGAAAACAAGGATGTGCGCGCCATGATCACCCAGTTGAAGAAAAAATGTTCGTAA
- a CDS encoding M23 family metallopeptidase, which yields MRGKKRLGLVACLAFVLFYGVPLPTIPLFALFEDPIHEPLEEGEVVTMPEPEELGSLPVPHLARQGGGGGSCPPPAILTQPQVPRGELPQDELVLADPPEPLLQQAPADPRAPCLIEDMVNPGDTLSILLNPYIGAGELEKFTSACKGLFNVASLRVGKTYRITTVGGLLQQFVYEEDDKGLLVVERKGDDFAAGRIPIVYDVKTEALAGEIRSSLFGAVERMGEKPEIALRLAEIFSCDVDFLRDIREGDSFRVLIKKRFLDSALAGYSDVLAAEFVNNGKTYRGFLFHDETGKATYYDAEGNSLRKSFLKAPLAFTRVTSGFSMARRHPVTGVVRPHPAVDYGAPKGTPVMAVADGVVAFNGWGNGAGNYVSLKHQSGYESMYLHLSRFASGLSRGGRVRQGEVIGYVGSTGLSTGPHLDFRMKKDGKWINPTNLVNIKGGSLPDKYMKEFKKVVAEQLGMLQDALAATGTKEKSGAYSVAEARP from the coding sequence ATGCGCGGAAAGAAGCGTCTTGGGTTGGTGGCGTGTCTCGCTTTTGTGCTGTTTTACGGCGTCCCCTTGCCTACCATCCCGTTGTTCGCCCTGTTTGAGGATCCCATCCACGAGCCGCTGGAAGAGGGCGAGGTGGTGACCATGCCCGAGCCCGAGGAGTTGGGTTCGTTGCCGGTGCCGCATCTGGCGCGGCAGGGGGGCGGGGGGGGCTCGTGCCCGCCGCCTGCCATCCTGACCCAGCCGCAAGTTCCCCGGGGTGAATTGCCGCAGGACGAGTTGGTCCTTGCCGACCCGCCCGAGCCCCTGCTGCAGCAGGCGCCTGCGGATCCTCGTGCCCCCTGCCTGATTGAGGACATGGTCAACCCTGGCGATACCCTCTCCATCCTGCTCAACCCCTATATCGGGGCGGGTGAACTGGAAAAATTCACCAGCGCCTGCAAGGGGCTTTTCAATGTGGCGTCATTGCGCGTGGGCAAGACGTATCGCATCACCACCGTGGGCGGGTTGCTGCAGCAGTTCGTGTACGAAGAGGACGACAAGGGCCTGCTTGTGGTGGAACGCAAGGGGGACGATTTCGCCGCCGGCCGTATCCCCATCGTCTACGACGTGAAGACCGAGGCCCTGGCCGGGGAGATCCGCTCCAGTCTGTTCGGGGCTGTGGAGCGCATGGGGGAGAAGCCGGAAATCGCCCTGCGGCTGGCGGAAATTTTCTCCTGCGATGTGGATTTCCTGCGCGACATCCGCGAGGGCGATTCCTTTCGCGTGCTCATCAAGAAGCGTTTTCTGGACAGCGCCCTGGCGGGGTACAGCGACGTGCTGGCTGCGGAATTCGTCAACAACGGCAAAACATATCGCGGCTTCCTGTTTCATGACGAAACTGGAAAAGCCACGTATTACGATGCCGAGGGCAATTCCCTGCGCAAGTCGTTTCTCAAGGCCCCCCTGGCCTTCACGCGGGTGACTTCCGGCTTTTCCATGGCCCGGCGGCACCCGGTCACCGGCGTGGTCCGGCCGCATCCGGCGGTGGATTACGGCGCACCCAAGGGCACGCCGGTCATGGCTGTGGCTGATGGCGTGGTGGCCTTCAACGGGTGGGGCAACGGCGCCGGAAATTATGTCTCGCTCAAGCACCAGAGCGGGTACGAGAGCATGTACCTGCACCTCTCCCGCTTCGCCTCAGGCCTTTCGCGCGGCGGCCGGGTGCGGCAGGGGGAAGTCATCGGCTATGTGGGCTCCACGGGGCTCTCCACCGGACCACACCTGGATTTCCGGATGAAGAAGGACGGCAAGTGGATCAACCCCACCAATCTGGTGAACATCAAGGGCGGGTCCCTGCCTGACAAGTACATGAAGGAATTCAAAAAAGTTGTGGCAGAGCAACTGGGCATGCTTCAGGACGCCCTGGCCGCCACCGGGACGAAAGAGAAGAGCGGCGCCTACTCCGTGGCCGAGGCCCGGCCGTAG
- a CDS encoding SemiSWEET transporter, with protein MLTPPWHVETVGAVAGFLTTVAFLPQAVQTWRSKSVRDISLTSYICLVCGVGLWLVYGLLIHSWPIIIANGAGLLLQGSILAMKVRYGRASATE; from the coding sequence ATGCTGACGCCGCCCTGGCATGTGGAAACCGTGGGGGCTGTGGCCGGCTTTCTGACCACCGTGGCGTTTCTGCCCCAGGCAGTGCAGACATGGCGCAGCAAGTCCGTGCGGGATATCTCCCTGACCAGCTATATCTGCCTGGTGTGCGGGGTGGGGCTGTGGCTGGTGTATGGGCTGCTCATCCACTCCTGGCCCATCATCATTGCCAACGGGGCAGGCCTGCTGCTGCAAGGCTCCATCCTGGCCATGAAGGTGCGCTACGGCCGGGCCTCGGCCACGGAGTAG
- a CDS encoding FkbM family methyltransferase: protein MPLIDRITRAPLWRSPSLPYGQRQLVVACFESEIPHLATVITPQNCQQIERLVLFDHHPGLPRAVVLGMEHGAPRKIPVSAPESLRHRPHCELIFFNYSYNYENLSAGHAILAGLGFPTYHVAMPYLYNEGHQTIHAPTYYEDHRPELDAAYALLEDETSRQVFASRIRALCTGNVGFLQVADYPQYVHPLVRPQQGDVVIDGGVSAVIGEQQALLAAVGDTGRVFGFEPDPQGHAAAQRQLAALPGASRYTLLQQGLWHEQTTVRFSPAGVGSHVSAGTEAGIAVQMTTVDAVAQEYGLQDVHFIKLDVEGSECNAIRGAAETIARCKPRLAISVYHRLEDLYRIPQQLRAMVPEYRFHLGHHHPVLFETILYARPSGACKC from the coding sequence ATGCCCCTTATAGATCGCATCACCCGCGCGCCCCTGTGGCGTTCTCCCAGCCTGCCCTACGGCCAGCGGCAACTGGTGGTGGCCTGTTTCGAGTCCGAAATACCGCACCTGGCCACGGTCATCACCCCGCAAAACTGCCAGCAGATCGAACGCCTGGTGCTGTTCGATCATCACCCCGGCCTGCCGCGCGCCGTCGTGCTGGGCATGGAACACGGCGCACCGCGAAAAATCCCGGTGTCCGCCCCTGAGTCCCTGCGGCACCGCCCGCATTGCGAACTCATCTTCTTCAATTACTCCTACAACTACGAAAACCTCTCCGCCGGGCACGCCATTCTGGCCGGCCTCGGTTTTCCAACCTATCACGTGGCCATGCCCTATCTGTACAACGAAGGCCACCAGACCATCCACGCCCCCACCTATTACGAAGATCATCGCCCCGAGTTGGACGCGGCCTACGCCCTGCTGGAAGACGAGACCAGCCGCCAGGTATTCGCCTCGCGCATCCGCGCCCTGTGCACAGGCAATGTGGGATTCCTGCAGGTGGCGGACTATCCCCAATATGTTCATCCGCTGGTGCGGCCGCAGCAAGGGGATGTGGTCATTGATGGCGGAGTCTCCGCCGTCATCGGGGAGCAACAGGCCCTGCTGGCTGCCGTGGGAGACACGGGACGGGTGTTCGGGTTCGAGCCGGACCCCCAGGGGCATGCCGCGGCACAGCGGCAACTGGCCGCCCTCCCCGGGGCCAGCCGCTATACGTTGCTGCAACAAGGCTTGTGGCACGAGCAGACCACCGTGCGCTTCTCCCCTGCCGGCGTGGGGTCCCACGTGAGTGCCGGAACCGAGGCAGGCATTGCCGTGCAGATGACCACTGTGGACGCCGTGGCACAGGAATACGGCCTGCAGGACGTCCACTTCATCAAACTGGATGTGGAAGGCTCGGAATGCAACGCCATCCGGGGCGCGGCGGAGACCATCGCCCGGTGCAAGCCCAGGCTGGCGATTTCGGTGTACCACCGGCTGGAGGATCTGTACCGCATCCCGCAGCAGCTGCGGGCCATGGTCCCGGAGTATCGATTCCACCTGGGCCATCATCACCCGGTGTTGTTCGAAACCATCCTGTATGCCCGCCCTTCCGGCGCTTGCAAATGCTGA
- a CDS encoding chemotaxis protein CheW — protein sequence MAADDHLETRQFLTFVLEDELFALNITSVREVLEYTSITRIPRTSEYMRGIINVRGSAVPVIDLNLKFGRNRTVHSINTSIIIVEVNLEGELTTIGALADSVQEVFELRDDQIDPPPRMGASVKTDFIMGMGKHEDKFIMILDADKIFSIDEIAVLQ from the coding sequence ATGGCAGCCGACGACCACTTGGAAACACGCCAGTTTCTGACCTTTGTGCTGGAAGACGAGCTTTTTGCGCTCAACATCACCTCGGTGCGCGAGGTGCTGGAGTACACGTCCATCACCCGCATTCCCCGCACGTCGGAATACATGCGCGGCATCATCAATGTCCGCGGCAGCGCCGTGCCGGTCATCGATCTGAACCTGAAATTCGGCCGCAACAGAACGGTGCACTCCATCAACACCAGCATCATCATTGTGGAAGTGAACCTCGAAGGCGAGCTGACCACCATCGGCGCGCTGGCAGACTCGGTGCAGGAAGTCTTTGAGCTGCGCGACGATCAGATCGACCCGCCGCCGCGCATGGGCGCCAGCGTGAAGACGGATTTCATCATGGGCATGGGCAAGCACGAGGACAAATTCATCATGATTCTTGATGCAGACAAGATCTTCTCCATCGATGAAATCGCCGTGCTGCAGTAG
- a CDS encoding LytR/AlgR family response regulator transcription factor, with the protein MTLTALIVDDERPARDELAYLLSAHADVAALEAASAREALARIESHRPDVVFQDIMMPGEDGFHVLATAATMPQPPLFVFITAFDQHAIRAFEHNAVDYLLKPVAPERLARCLDRIRQRLGQRAGAGQEQEDAPDMQRLLHMLHQRMGETGSSQSPRFADRLAPLERLAVVQGGRIALIHTREVSYIEAEERRLVAMTDAGKLVCHGPQTLCRLEERLEGLPFFRASRAVLVNLERIAEFTPWFNGKYQLVMHDQERSEITVSRNRVRDFKLRLGV; encoded by the coding sequence ATGACGTTGACGGCGCTCATAGTGGACGACGAACGGCCAGCCAGGGACGAGCTGGCCTATCTGCTTTCGGCCCATGCCGACGTGGCCGCCCTGGAGGCGGCATCGGCCCGGGAGGCCCTGGCGCGCATCGAGTCCCACCGGCCGGACGTGGTGTTCCAGGACATCATGATGCCCGGCGAGGACGGCTTCCACGTGCTTGCCACTGCTGCGACCATGCCCCAGCCGCCATTGTTTGTGTTCATCACGGCCTTCGACCAGCACGCCATCCGTGCCTTTGAGCATAACGCCGTGGATTATCTGCTCAAGCCCGTGGCTCCGGAGCGGCTGGCCCGCTGCCTGGACCGGATCCGCCAGCGCCTGGGCCAGCGTGCCGGCGCAGGGCAGGAGCAGGAAGACGCCCCGGACATGCAGCGGCTTTTGCATATGCTGCACCAGCGCATGGGCGAGACCGGCTCTTCCCAGTCGCCCAGGTTCGCGGACCGGCTGGCCCCCCTGGAGCGGCTGGCCGTGGTCCAGGGGGGGCGCATCGCCCTCATCCATACCCGCGAGGTGAGTTATATTGAGGCGGAGGAACGCCGGCTGGTGGCCATGACCGACGCCGGCAAGCTCGTCTGCCATGGGCCGCAGACCCTGTGCAGGCTGGAAGAGCGTCTGGAAGGCTTGCCCTTTTTTCGCGCCAGCCGGGCCGTGCTGGTGAACCTGGAGCGCATTGCCGAATTCACGCCCTGGTTCAATGGAAAGTATCAACTGGTGATGCACGACCAGGAACGCAGCGAAATCACCGTCAGTCGCAACCGCGTGCGGGATTTCAAGCTGCGGCTGGGGGTGTGA
- a CDS encoding LytS/YhcK type 5TM receptor domain-containing protein, whose amino-acid sequence MLELPPHIPELFVTLSQRFGLLLAGGLAVVMLAPLDKIQLRLQRQWEGAPQSLGSGRWSPADVASMALLAALFGMFSILGTYSGNLVFQSFANLRAMGVIAAGLFGGPVVGGLAGLIAGGHRYLIDVGGFSAFPCGLATLLEGLGAGLFAMRYPALRLDWRAALGLCMLGETMHMGLVLALARPFADALDLVRVIGVPMILINSIGAALIIQALRLQMHWRDMRESAQAPTLLSVANQTVGHLRRGLTLESAAATAAIIKKETGAAAVAVTDLDTVLAHLGEGSDHHLAGEPVRTDATRRAIRTGTPMFLTQQEEIGCRHPGCPLHSAIIVPLFKGERILGCLKLYGARMQPLNKTLFEVAKGLANLFSTQIELEDIGVKNQLLAHAEIRRLQAQINPHFLFNSLNTVASFCRTDPAQARELILDLSNYMRRNLDSSRGLIPLREELEQVRCYLMIEQARFGERIQMEFQVDPDLEDWPVPPLLIQPLVENGVRHGILRRTEGGAIRLVARQDGQDHLAVLVEDDGTGMSPDVLRSILRADGPESLSEGVGARNCNQRLVQLFGPSYAMRIHSAPGQGTRIHFRIPRLAAA is encoded by the coding sequence ATGCTGGAATTGCCGCCACATATTCCGGAATTGTTCGTCACCTTGTCCCAGCGTTTCGGGCTGCTGCTGGCCGGCGGCCTGGCTGTGGTGATGCTGGCCCCGCTGGACAAGATCCAGCTCCGCCTGCAGCGGCAGTGGGAGGGCGCGCCCCAGAGCCTGGGCAGCGGGCGGTGGAGCCCCGCCGATGTGGCCTCCATGGCGCTTCTGGCGGCCCTGTTCGGCATGTTCAGCATTCTGGGCACGTACAGCGGCAACCTGGTGTTCCAGTCCTTCGCCAATCTGCGGGCCATGGGCGTCATTGCGGCGGGGTTGTTCGGCGGGCCCGTGGTGGGCGGCCTGGCCGGGCTCATTGCCGGCGGGCATCGGTATCTTATCGATGTGGGCGGCTTCAGCGCCTTTCCCTGCGGGCTGGCCACGTTGCTGGAGGGGCTGGGGGCGGGGCTCTTCGCCATGCGCTATCCTGCCCTGCGCCTGGACTGGCGGGCGGCCCTGGGGCTGTGCATGCTGGGGGAAACCATGCACATGGGCCTGGTGCTGGCCCTGGCGCGGCCCTTTGCCGATGCGTTGGATCTGGTGCGGGTGATCGGCGTGCCCATGATCCTCATCAATTCCATCGGCGCGGCCCTCATCATCCAGGCCTTGCGGTTGCAAATGCACTGGCGCGACATGCGCGAATCGGCCCAGGCGCCCACCCTGTTGTCCGTCGCCAACCAGACCGTGGGGCACCTGCGCCGCGGCCTGACCCTGGAATCCGCCGCCGCCACGGCGGCCATCATCAAGAAGGAAACCGGCGCGGCTGCCGTGGCCGTGACCGATCTGGATACCGTGCTGGCCCACCTGGGCGAGGGGTCGGATCATCATCTGGCTGGCGAACCCGTGCGTACCGATGCCACCCGGCGGGCCATCCGCACAGGCACGCCCATGTTTCTGACACAGCAGGAGGAGATAGGCTGCCGGCATCCGGGCTGCCCGTTGCACAGCGCCATCATCGTGCCCCTGTTCAAAGGCGAACGCATTCTGGGCTGCCTCAAGCTCTACGGCGCACGCATGCAGCCCCTGAACAAGACGCTGTTCGAGGTGGCCAAGGGGCTGGCCAATCTTTTTTCCACGCAGATCGAGCTGGAAGACATCGGCGTGAAGAATCAGCTGTTGGCCCATGCGGAGATCCGCCGGCTGCAGGCGCAGATCAACCCGCATTTCCTGTTCAACTCCCTGAACACCGTGGCCTCCTTCTGCCGTACGGACCCGGCCCAGGCCCGGGAACTGATCCTGGACCTCTCCAACTATATGCGTCGGAACCTGGATTCCAGCCGCGGCCTCATCCCCCTGCGCGAGGAACTGGAGCAGGTGCGGTGTTATCTGATGATCGAGCAGGCCCGGTTCGGCGAGCGCATCCAGATGGAGTTCCAGGTTGACCCGGACCTGGAGGACTGGCCCGTGCCGCCCTTGCTCATCCAGCCCCTGGTGGAAAACGGGGTGCGACACGGCATTCTGCGCCGTACCGAGGGCGGAGCCATCCGTCTGGTGGCCCGGCAGGACGGCCAGGATCACCTCGCCGTGCTCGTGGAGGACGACGGCACCGGCATGAGCCCCGACGTGTTGCGCTCCATCCTCAGGGCCGACGGTCCCGAATCCCTGAGCGAGGGCGTGGGTGCCCGCAACTGCAACCAGCGGCTGGTGCAGCTCTTCGGCCCGTCCTACGCCATGCGCATCCACAGCGCGCCGGGCCAGGGCACACGCATCCACTTCCGCATTCCCCGACTGGCCGCGGCGTAA
- a CDS encoding flavin reductase family protein, with amino-acid sequence MRTRLGGVNALYPTPTVLVGAMVNGRPNFNTIAHIGILNYGPGAEGARELISVAMARRHFTPQGIREHGQFSINVPSEDLIRETDFCGVVSGAKEDKSSLFTLFYGELPAAPMIEECPVCMECQLVDTYEVKGYHVFIGEIVETHAREDALTDGKLDLSKIRPLLFDMSSRKYWGLRPEPVGDCWRIGVGLKKERQGK; translated from the coding sequence ATGCGAACCAGACTCGGCGGCGTCAACGCCCTGTATCCCACCCCCACGGTGCTGGTGGGGGCCATGGTCAATGGCAGACCGAACTTCAACACCATTGCCCACATCGGCATCCTGAACTACGGCCCCGGCGCGGAAGGGGCGCGGGAACTCATCTCCGTGGCCATGGCCCGGCGGCACTTCACCCCCCAGGGCATCCGCGAGCACGGGCAGTTCAGCATCAACGTCCCTTCGGAAGATTTGATCCGCGAGACCGACTTCTGCGGCGTGGTTTCCGGGGCAAAGGAGGACAAGTCCTCCCTGTTCACCCTGTTCTACGGCGAGCTTCCCGCCGCGCCCATGATCGAGGAATGCCCGGTGTGCATGGAATGCCAGCTGGTGGATACCTATGAGGTCAAGGGCTATCACGTCTTCATTGGCGAGATCGTGGAAACCCACGCCCGTGAGGACGCCCTGACCGACGGCAAACTGGACCTGTCGAAGATCCGTCCCCTGCTCTTCGACATGAGCAGCCGCAAATACTGGGGCCTCCGGCCCGAGCCCGTGGGCGACTGCTGGCGCATCGGCGTCGGGCTCAAAAAGGAACGGCAAGGCAAGTAA
- a CDS encoding carbon starvation CstA family protein: MPSVMYFFLSVAVLIGGYAIYSRVIERMFGADNCKDTPACTMADGVDFVKMKPWKIFMIQLLNIAGLGPVFGPILGALYGPWALVWIVLGSIFAGGVHDYFSGMLSVRHEGKSIPDVVGANLGNGFKHFMRYFSVILLLLVGVVFVTGPAKLLASMTGIDLLTLVLIIFAYYFMATILPVDKIIGRIYPLFAVILIVMAVGLTGAMIVGGYEFYPSAHFANQHPTGLPLWPLMFITIACGAISGFHATQSPMMARCVPNENCGRPVFYGAMIAEGIIALIWATLGMSFYQTPEALNAALTAGGPGKVVNDVSITLMGPVGGILAILGVVVLPITSGDTAFRSARLTIADVFGYSQKANINRLIIAVPLFVVGAALSQVNFDIIWRYFGWANQTLATVVLWAAAAYLVRRGMIHWLATLPATFMTCVTVTYLCFAKIGFNLPMDISTGVGIAVAVGSLALFLTQRKQFAAQPV, translated from the coding sequence ATGCCATCGGTTATGTATTTCTTTTTGAGCGTCGCGGTGCTGATTGGCGGCTATGCCATCTACAGCCGGGTGATCGAACGCATGTTCGGGGCCGACAACTGCAAGGACACGCCCGCCTGCACCATGGCCGATGGTGTGGACTTCGTGAAGATGAAGCCCTGGAAGATCTTCATGATCCAGTTGCTGAACATCGCCGGGCTGGGGCCGGTCTTTGGACCCATTCTGGGCGCACTGTACGGGCCGTGGGCGCTGGTGTGGATCGTGCTGGGCTCCATTTTCGCCGGCGGCGTGCACGATTACTTCTCCGGCATGCTCTCCGTGCGCCACGAAGGCAAGTCCATCCCTGATGTGGTGGGCGCCAACCTGGGCAACGGCTTCAAGCATTTCATGCGTTACTTCTCGGTGATCCTGCTGCTGCTGGTGGGCGTGGTGTTCGTCACCGGGCCGGCCAAGCTGTTGGCCAGCATGACAGGCATCGACCTGCTGACGCTGGTGCTCATCATTTTCGCCTACTATTTTATGGCCACCATTTTGCCGGTGGACAAGATCATCGGCCGCATCTATCCGCTGTTCGCTGTCATCCTGATCGTCATGGCCGTGGGGCTGACGGGCGCGATGATTGTCGGCGGCTACGAGTTCTATCCTTCGGCCCACTTTGCCAATCAGCACCCCACGGGCCTGCCCCTGTGGCCGCTGATGTTTATCACCATCGCCTGTGGGGCCATTTCCGGGTTCCACGCCACGCAGTCGCCCATGATGGCCCGCTGCGTGCCGAATGAAAACTGCGGCCGCCCCGTGTTTTATGGCGCCATGATTGCCGAAGGGATCATCGCCCTCATCTGGGCCACCCTGGGCATGAGCTTCTACCAGACCCCTGAGGCCCTGAACGCCGCGCTGACGGCCGGCGGCCCGGGCAAGGTGGTCAATGACGTCTCCATCACCCTCATGGGTCCCGTGGGCGGCATTCTGGCCATCCTGGGCGTGGTGGTGCTGCCCATCACTTCTGGCGACACGGCCTTCCGGTCCGCCCGGCTGACCATTGCCGACGTATTCGGCTATTCCCAAAAGGCGAACATCAACCGCCTGATCATCGCGGTGCCGCTGTTCGTGGTGGGCGCGGCGCTCTCCCAGGTGAACTTTGACATCATCTGGCGCTACTTCGGCTGGGCCAACCAGACCCTGGCCACGGTGGTGCTCTGGGCTGCGGCCGCGTATCTGGTCCGCCGCGGCATGATCCACTGGCTGGCCACCCTGCCGGCCACGTTCATGACCTGCGTGACCGTGACCTACCTGTGCTTCGCCAAGATTGGCTTCAACCTGCCCATGGACATCTCCACCGGGGTGGGCATCGCCGTGGCTGTGGGCTCCCTGGCCCTGTTCCTGACCCAGCGCAAGCAGTTCGCGGCGCAGCCGGTGTAG